The proteins below are encoded in one region of Macadamia integrifolia cultivar HAES 741 unplaced genomic scaffold, SCU_Mint_v3 scaffold1787, whole genome shotgun sequence:
- the LOC122064830 gene encoding LOW QUALITY PROTEIN: GDSL esterase/lipase At5g45960-like (The sequence of the model RefSeq protein was modified relative to this genomic sequence to represent the inferred CDS: inserted 2 bases in 2 codons) — MMSSSSLPLLILFLSIATTQALLNSKTSNISAIYVFGDSTVDPGNNNYIDTIFRSNFPPYGRNFPNQIPTGRFSDGRIPPDFIASYLGIKDYVPPYLDNSLSLEDLMTGVSFASAGSGYDPLTATLSNVIQLPMQLEYFKEYRTKIANAIGANRTQDHMKNSVAVISCGTNDFVVNYFGMPIRRQRYTTASYQQFLLQNLRHLLQGLWELGIRKXRVSGLPPMGCLPEVMTGHHEFIYRDWNQKLQDELVAIQNSVAFXGGLIVYADIYSPLADMIQYPENYGFEETSRGCCGSGLIEASFTCGPNTMVCPDATKYVFWDAIHPTERAYYFISTSFQKIIDCFL, encoded by the exons ATGATGAgctcctcttctcttccacttcttATTCTGTTCCTTTCTATAGCTACAACTCAAGCTTTACTCAACTCCAAGACTTCTAATATCTCAGCCATTTATGTGTTTGGAGACTCTACAGTCGACCCAGGAAATAACAACTATATTGATACCATTTTCAGGAGCAATTTTCCACCCTATGGAAGGAATTTTCCTAACCAGATCCCAACCGGAAGGTTCTCCGATGGCCGGATTCCCCCCGATTTCATCG CTTCTTACCTGGGAATCAAAGACTACGTCCCTCCATATTTGGATAACTCACTTAGCTTAGAGGATTTGATGACCGGAGTTAGCTTCGCTTCGGCGGGTTCGGGTTATGACCCACTTACAGCAACACTAAgt AATGTAATTCAGTTGCCTATGCAACTGGAATATTTTAAGGAGTACAGAACAAAGATAGCAAATGCAATTGGAGCAAACAGGACCCAAGATCACATGAAGAATTCTGTGGCTGTCATTAGCTGTGGAACTAatgattttgtggtgaattACTTTGGCATGCCAATTAGACGTCAGAGGTATACCACTGCAAGTTACCAGCAGTTCTTGTTACAAAATCTCCGGCATTTGCTACAG GGCTTGTGGGAGCTTGGGATTCGTA TACGCGTCTCTGGTCTTCCACCAATGGGTTGTTTGCCGGAAGTTATGACCGGTCATCATGAATTTATTTACCGAGATTGG AATCAGAAGCTTCAAGATGAGTTAGTGGCAATCCAAAACAGTGTAGCTT CAGGAGGTCTCATCGTCTATGCAGACATATACAGTCCATTAGCTGACATGATCCAATACCCCGAAAACTATG GTTTCGAGGAGACGAGTAGAGGTTGCTGTGGGTCAGGGTTGATAGAAGCATCCTTCACTTGTGGTCCCAACACTATGGTCTGTCCTGATGCCACTAAGTATGTGTTTTGGGATGCTATTCACCCAACAGAGAGAGCCTATTACTTCATCTCCACCAGCTTCCAAAAAATCATTGATTGTTTCTTATAG
- the LOC122064832 gene encoding LOW QUALITY PROTEIN: adenylosuccinate synthetase 2, chloroplastic-like (The sequence of the model RefSeq protein was modified relative to this genomic sequence to represent the inferred CDS: inserted 1 base in 1 codon), producing the protein MDWVPVGSGCGSVLQKGTETSYIMSLSSLKFDSNPISIPQKSFNGARVTGERSVLQLPIASRTFRQVVICSAKAVTPSSPLRVVERTGDVSERIGSLSQVSGVLGSQWGDEGKGKLVDVLAGHFNIVARCQGGANAGHTIYNSEGKKFSLHLVPSGILNEETLCIIGNGVVVHLPGFFKEIDGLESSGVSCKGRILVSDRAHLLFDFHQEIDGLTEQELGNSFIGTTKRGIGPCYSSKMIRNGIRVSDLRHMDTFPQKLDLLLSDAAXRFQGFDYGPNMLREEVDRYKRFAERLEPYITDTVHFVNESISQKKKILVEGGQATMLDIDFGTYPFVTSSSPSAGGICTGLGIAPRVLGDLIGVVKAYTTRVGSGPFPTEILDIDGDRLRLKGKEFGTTTNRPRRCGWLDVVALKYCCQINGFSSLNLTKLDVLTDVKEIKLGVGYRSADGTPIKSFPSDLNVLEQLTVDYEVVPGWQDDISKVKKYADLPLAARQYVERIEDLLGVPIHYIGVGPGRDDLIFK; encoded by the exons GATCTGTGCTACAGAAAGGGACTGAAACCTCCTACATCATGAGCCTCTCTTCATTAAAATTTGACTCAAACCCTATCTCAATTCCCCAAAAGAGCTTCAATGGTGCAAGGGTCACAGGTGAGAGGTCTGTTCTGCAACTTCCCATTGCTTCTAGGACCTTTCGGCAGGTTGTGATATGCTCTGCCAAAGCTGTGACTCCTTCGTCCCCATTGAGAGTGGTTGAGCGGACAGGAGATGTATCGGAACGAATTGGATCGCTTAGTCAGGTTTCGGGCGTTTTGGGTTCTCAATGGGGTgatgaagggaagggaaagcTCGTTGACGTCTTGGCCGGGCATTTCAATATTGTGGCTCGCTGTCAG GGTGGAGCAAATGCAGGACACACCATCTATAATTCTGAGGGTAAGAAATTTTCCCTTCACCTTGTTCCCTCGGGAATTCTCAACGAGGAAACCCTTTGTATTATTGGGAATGGAGTTGTGGTGCATCTACCAGGATTTTTCAAGGAAATCGACGGCCTTGAGTCTAGTGGTGTCTCTTGTAAGGGTAGGATATTGGTATCGGATCGTGCACACTTGTTATTTGATTTCCACCAAGAGATAGATGGGCTTACAGAACAAGAGCTTGGTAATTCATTTATTGGGACGACCAAGAGAGGGATTGGGCCTTGTTACTCAAGCAAGATGATTCGAAATGGTATAAGGGTAAGCGATCTGAGGCACATGGATACTTTCCCGCAGAAGCTTGATCTTTTATTGTCAGATGCTG TCCGATTCCAAGGGTTTGATTATGGCCCCAACATGCTCAGGGAAGAAGTGGACCGCTACAAGAGGTTTGCTGAGCGATTGGAACCCTATATTACTGACACAGTCCATTTTGTGAATGAATCCATttcacagaagaagaaaatactGGTTGAAGGTGGTCAGGCAACCATGTTGGATATTGACTTTGGAACATACCCATTTGTCACTTCCTCTAGCCCATCAGCAGGTGGGATATGCACTGGGCTTGGCATTGCACCAAGAGTCCTTGGTGATCTTATTGGAGTG GTAAAAGCCTACACTACAAGAGTTGGTTCTGGTCCTTTCCCAACTGAGATCTTAGATATAGATGGTGACCGCCTTAGGTTGAAGGGGAAAGAGTTTGGCACAACCACAAATCGTCCTCGACGCTGTGGCTGGCTTGATGTAGTCGCTTTGAAGTATTGCTGTCAGATTAATGGTTTCTCCTCTCTCAATCTCACCAAGCTTGATGTACTAACAGATGTTAAAGAAATTAAGTTGGGGGTTGGCTACAGATCAGCTGATGGCACACCAATCAAGTCATTCCCTTCAGATCTAAATGTTCTTGAGCAATTAACA GTTGATTATGAAGTCGTACCTGGGTGGCAAGATGATATCTCTAAAGTTAAAAAATATGCTGACCTTCCACTTGCTGCCCGCCAATATGTGGAAAGGATAGAAGATCTTCTTGGTGTGCCAATTCATTACATTGGGGTTGGACCTGGCCGTGATGATCTCATCTTTAAGTGA